In the Euphorbia lathyris chromosome 5, ddEupLath1.1, whole genome shotgun sequence genome, one interval contains:
- the LOC136229651 gene encoding uncharacterized protein isoform X2, with translation MVWNFPDISLEEMVKLIQGFVDILILASSYQSSGLLAHWDAHNIKRAFQWASFFENVLGKLISLDVYKDSVGELDAAIYEMTCNPSFPKGLANLSCNTLVKARNLVLEHFFHTLPLRDSHLMVFLTAIIEMDLEKLSGSEHDYLPIYLNKLTMNAPFHLVPEKRGHIEDSVIISKTMETGTCPDDDLTKFTLQELLRRQSAVSGILTIGTGLDILSNAFRCSNCTDFQSSSYEEELKPERTPVSAGTIDQLANFSTWNRWKSSTISYFLHAKTARLVSGANMIFSAPKLYWVQVFERLNTSAKCRENNLHETMEILLFGRVTSKWNCLIEYFMSISYDPFTVSKLYLEVCNLLSGRPLSFHSREDSTYAKESDILEYLVKLLDGQVHQLWKLPPVLLAVSIPIWSPLFRLYLNEIQIQFRGDSSAMRCCSCIQHNKEHEDCQLAERIWCLYIFHVCGSQITLES, from the exons ATGGTTTGGAATTTCCCAGATATATCGTTGGAGGAAATGGTGAAACTAATACAAGGGTTTGTTGATATATTGATTTTGGCATCTTCCTATCAATCTTCGGGTCTTTTAGCACACTGGGACGCTCACAACATCAAGAGAGCCTTCCAGTGGGCTTCCTTCTTTGAAAAT GTACTTGGAAAGCTGATCAGTTTAGATGTTTACAAGGACTCGGTTGGGGAACTTGATGCTGCTATATATGAAATGACTTGCAATCCTTCGTTTCCTAAG GGTCTTGCGAATTTGTCGTGTAATACTCTTGTGAAAGCAAGAAATCTTGTGCTTGAACATTTCTTCCATACATTACCATTGAGGGATTCACATCTCATGGTTTTCCTCACTGCAATTATTGAGATGGATCTGGAGAAACTGTCAGGATCAGAGCATGACTACCTTCCTATTTATCTCAATAAGTTAACGATGAATGCACCATTTCACTTAGTTCCAGAAAAGAGGGGTCACATAGAGGATTCAGTAATCATATCAAAAACTATGGAGACGGGGACATGTCCTGATGATGATCTAACCAAGTTCACTCTGCAAGAGTTGTTGAGGAGGCAATCTGCAGTTTCAGGCATATTGACAATTGGCACAGGCTTGGATATCCTCTCTAATGCCTTCAGATGCAGCAACTGCACAGATTTTCAAAGTAGCTCATATGAAGAAGAATTGAAACCTGAAAGAACTCCAGTATCAGCAGG GACTATCGACCAATTGGCCAATTTCAGCACTTGGAACCGttggaaatcatccactatttcatattttcttcatgCAAAAACTGCTAGATTGGTATCTGGTGCCAACATGATATTCTCTGCTCCTAAGCTATACTGGGTGCAAGTTTTTGAACGACTCAATACTTCAGCAAAGTGCAGGGAAAATAATTTGCATGAAACAATG GAAATTTTGTTGTTTGGGCGTGTTACAAGTAAATGGAATTGCCTAATTGAATACTTCATGTCAATTTCGTATGATCCCTTCACCGTCTCAAAGCTGTATCTTGAAGTATGCAACTTGCTCTCAGGAAGACCTCTAAGCTTTCATTCCAGAGAGGATTCAACATATGCAAAG GAGAGCGACATTCTAGAGTATTTAGTCAAGTTGCTCGATGGGCAGGTTCATCAATTGTGGAAGCTCCCTCCAGTCCTTCTGGCTGTTTCCATCCCAATCTG GTCGCCTTTGTTCAGGTTGTATCTAAATGAAATACAGATTCA